A DNA window from Chelativorans sp. AA-79 contains the following coding sequences:
- a CDS encoding type VI secretion system tube protein Hcp: MAGDMFLKLKTIDGESKDEKHQNEIDVESFSWGVSQPGTFGTGGGGGAGKANFSDFSIAKFVDKSSHRLLIACATGEHIGDGTFFIRKAGGKQEEYVKYTFTDLLVSSYQLSGSGERPMESISLNFAKVKMEYAEQKADGSMAAFAQVEYDLKANKKV; this comes from the coding sequence ATGGCCGGCGATATGTTCCTGAAATTAAAGACTATTGACGGGGAATCGAAAGACGAGAAACATCAAAACGAAATCGATGTCGAGAGCTTCTCGTGGGGCGTTTCCCAGCCGGGTACGTTCGGTACAGGCGGCGGGGGCGGAGCTGGAAAGGCGAATTTCTCCGATTTCAGTATCGCCAAATTTGTCGACAAGTCATCTCATCGCCTGCTTATTGCTTGTGCCACGGGTGAGCATATCGGCGACGGCACTTTCTTCATAAGGAAAGCGGGCGGCAAGCAGGAAGAATACGTGAAGTACACCTTCACCGATCTCCTGGTCAGCAGCTATCAGCTCAGCGGATCTGGGGAGCGCCCCATGGAGAGCATCTCCCTGAACTTCGCAAAGGTGAAGATGGAATACGCCGAGCAGAAAGCGGATGGCTCGATGGCTGCCTTCGCGCAGGTTGAGTACGATCTGAAGGCGAACAAGAAGGTCTGA
- a CDS encoding GPW/gp25 family protein, producing MNKKRESNRFQVPLMYAFREAFEAGDSRKLVEERLGGERVVTSRASLARRGTDEVRLKRNLVIDLLALVNTVDLGSAVDLSDMEWVRQSVLNFGLPDITHLTSDEEGVDDIAKYLADALLQHEPRLDPDSLVVTRDEFFDDVEQRVRFRVSADMACRPADVPIDFVAEIDISSGKVLLSRLPVTS from the coding sequence ATGAATAAGAAAAGGGAATCAAACCGCTTCCAGGTCCCGCTGATGTATGCCTTTCGCGAGGCATTCGAAGCCGGGGATTCGCGAAAACTCGTCGAAGAGCGGCTTGGTGGCGAACGTGTCGTAACCAGCCGCGCTTCGCTCGCACGCCGCGGCACTGACGAGGTCCGCCTCAAACGGAACCTCGTCATTGATCTTCTGGCCTTGGTGAACACGGTCGACCTCGGTTCAGCAGTCGATCTTTCCGACATGGAGTGGGTCAGGCAGTCGGTGCTCAATTTCGGCCTTCCGGACATCACCCACCTTACCAGCGACGAGGAAGGTGTGGACGACATCGCGAAATACCTTGCCGACGCGCTCCTCCAGCATGAACCCCGTCTCGACCCGGATAGCCTGGTCGTTACCCGGGACGAATTTTTCGACGATGTCGAGCAGCGGGTCCGCTTCCGCGTCAGCGCGGACATGGCTTGCCGGCCGGCGGACGTGCCCATCGATTTCGTCGCCGAGATCGATATCTCCTCGGGCAAGGTCCTGCTCTCGCGGCTTCCGGTGACGTCATGA
- a CDS encoding OmpA family protein → MREIVFASAVAAVVVFSPASFAQEKQSAEDIVRFFSHAIDLGAQRGICVGTEQECAERRQQQNAELPTGLDMLVNFDLDSAELTSDARAKLTEFAAALKDNRLQAHSFVVEGHTDARGSELYNEGLSERRARAVAAFLIANGVEASRLEALGKGMSAPRVNDPYDPVNRRVEMRISMQ, encoded by the coding sequence ATGCGCGAGATAGTTTTCGCATCAGCGGTGGCTGCCGTTGTAGTGTTTTCCCCTGCCTCTTTCGCGCAGGAGAAACAAAGCGCCGAAGATATCGTCCGCTTCTTTTCGCATGCGATCGATCTGGGTGCCCAGCGCGGCATTTGTGTGGGAACGGAGCAGGAATGCGCCGAGCGGCGGCAGCAGCAGAACGCGGAGCTTCCGACCGGACTCGACATGCTCGTCAATTTCGATCTCGATTCGGCGGAACTGACATCCGATGCGAGGGCGAAGCTCACTGAGTTCGCTGCAGCGCTGAAGGACAACCGGCTGCAGGCCCACAGCTTTGTCGTGGAAGGGCATACGGACGCACGGGGCTCGGAACTCTATAATGAAGGCCTCTCGGAGCGTCGGGCACGGGCGGTCGCCGCCTTCCTTATCGCGAACGGCGTTGAAGCTTCACGGCTCGAGGCGCTCGGGAAGGGGATGAGCGCACCGCGCGTGAATGATCCGTACGATCCGGTGAACCGTAGGGTCGAGATGCGGATCAGCATGCAGTGA
- the tssI gene encoding type VI secretion system tip protein TssI/VgrG, with the protein MSPYTQESRVGNFKTPLGTDKLVLRRFDGIEGMNELFEYHIEAITTDQTIDFGQAIGGNCSLALKTVDGGTRYFDGILTEVVLVEETTEGLVYDLTLRPWLWLLSKTRNSLIFHNQSAPEIIQQIFGKHSGLARFEALLSRSYPTLEYCVQYRESDLAFARRLMEQHGINFHFRHEEGKHTLVLGDGARAYDPIAGDTRPFIGIVKRHQRESEHFHHWAPERRFTTGRVTLNDYDFKRPSANLRSERTGDAQHRNAHLEEYDYPGKYKVESNGQDYARWRLEGIRAADGHFHAAGDCVSCTPGQLVTLTNHPNGVHNKKYLALRCVHAFRTEAYRSVSATADEPAYDGRYEFIDATRPYAPEPVTPKPYLRGPQTALVVGSGEIDCDEFGRVTVRFFWDRNNDQSMRARVAQVWASEQWGGLFTPRVGMEVIVDFLEGDPDHPIVIGCVYNGTNTPPYLPGEENISGWKSNSTPGGGGYNEFIMDDTAGDELVRLHAQRDLESTIENDERRTIGNDRTTTIGHNDTLTVGNNIMIEAGSQITLKVGGSTIVIDSTSITLKSMNVTGHATGHLETKSDATASHKASGPMEIRGLIVNVN; encoded by the coding sequence ATGAGCCCCTATACCCAGGAATCGCGCGTAGGAAATTTCAAAACTCCACTTGGAACGGACAAGCTGGTTTTGAGGCGCTTCGACGGCATCGAAGGGATGAACGAACTCTTCGAGTATCACATCGAAGCCATCACCACCGATCAAACGATCGATTTCGGGCAGGCCATCGGCGGGAACTGCTCATTGGCTCTGAAGACCGTCGACGGCGGAACACGTTATTTCGATGGCATCCTGACCGAGGTCGTCCTGGTCGAGGAAACGACTGAGGGACTCGTTTACGATCTCACATTGCGGCCCTGGCTGTGGCTCCTGTCGAAGACCAGGAACTCGCTCATTTTCCATAACCAGTCGGCGCCCGAGATCATCCAGCAGATATTCGGAAAGCATTCCGGCCTCGCGCGCTTCGAGGCTCTTTTATCCCGGTCCTACCCGACACTCGAATATTGCGTGCAATACCGGGAGAGCGACCTCGCATTCGCGCGACGCCTGATGGAGCAGCACGGGATCAATTTCCATTTTCGCCACGAGGAAGGAAAGCACACCCTCGTCCTGGGGGACGGTGCCCGTGCCTATGACCCCATAGCTGGCGACACGCGGCCCTTTATCGGCATCGTGAAGCGCCATCAGCGGGAGTCGGAGCACTTCCACCACTGGGCGCCTGAGCGCAGGTTCACCACCGGCCGCGTGACGCTGAACGATTATGACTTCAAACGGCCCTCCGCCAATCTCCGCTCGGAGCGCACGGGCGATGCACAGCATCGGAATGCGCATTTGGAAGAGTATGACTACCCCGGGAAATACAAGGTGGAATCCAATGGCCAGGATTATGCCAGATGGCGCCTCGAAGGCATCCGCGCCGCAGACGGCCATTTCCACGCGGCCGGCGATTGCGTGAGCTGTACGCCCGGTCAACTCGTCACGCTCACGAACCATCCCAACGGGGTCCATAACAAGAAATATCTTGCTCTCCGTTGCGTGCACGCCTTTCGCACCGAAGCCTACCGCTCGGTCAGTGCAACGGCGGATGAGCCTGCTTACGACGGCAGGTACGAATTTATCGACGCCACACGGCCTTATGCTCCCGAACCCGTCACGCCCAAGCCTTATCTCCGCGGACCGCAGACGGCGCTGGTGGTCGGCAGCGGCGAGATCGACTGCGACGAGTTCGGGCGGGTAACGGTCCGGTTTTTCTGGGACAGGAACAACGACCAGTCGATGCGGGCACGGGTGGCGCAGGTATGGGCATCCGAGCAGTGGGGCGGCCTCTTCACGCCCCGCGTGGGAATGGAGGTGATCGTCGACTTCCTAGAAGGCGATCCCGACCATCCGATCGTCATAGGCTGTGTCTACAACGGCACGAACACCCCTCCCTACCTGCCGGGCGAGGAAAACATATCCGGCTGGAAGTCCAATTCCACGCCGGGCGGGGGCGGCTACAACGAGTTCATCATGGACGACACCGCGGGCGACGAACTCGTTCGGCTGCACGCGCAGAGGGATTTGGAATCAACGATCGAGAACGATGAGCGCCGCACGATCGGCAACGACAGGACGACCACGATCGGCCACAACGACACCCTGACGGTCGGCAACAATATCATGATCGAGGCCGGCAGCCAGATAACCTTGAAGGTCGGCGGCAGCACCATTGTCATCGACAGCACGTCGATCACCCTGAAATCCATGAACGTCACCGGACATGCGACAGGACATCTGGAGACGAAGTCGGACGCCACGGCCAGCCACAAGGCCAGCGGGCCGATGGAGATCAGGGGCCTGATCGTCAACGTCAACTGA
- a CDS encoding MarR family transcriptional regulator, protein MSDLADMPGHMIRRFQQIAVAVFQSELGAVGSDLTPVQYAALRTIDERPGLDQASLAALIAYDRATIGGVVERLVSKGLIAREVSARDRRARVLTIAPKGRDLLDAVEPSVQRAQAAMLDGLDEAEAVEFMRLLRKAVEAGNESSRAPLRRPERD, encoded by the coding sequence ATGTCCGATCTCGCAGACATGCCCGGCCATATGATCCGGCGCTTTCAGCAGATTGCCGTCGCCGTCTTCCAGAGCGAACTCGGCGCGGTCGGCAGTGACCTGACGCCGGTGCAATATGCGGCGTTGCGGACGATCGATGAGCGTCCGGGGCTCGATCAGGCATCACTGGCGGCGTTGATCGCCTATGACCGCGCGACCATTGGGGGCGTGGTCGAGCGGTTGGTCTCCAAAGGCCTGATCGCCCGCGAAGTGAGCGCGAGGGATCGGCGCGCCCGCGTTCTCACGATCGCGCCGAAGGGACGCGACCTCCTCGATGCGGTCGAGCCGAGCGTGCAAAGGGCGCAGGCTGCGATGCTGGACGGGCTGGACGAAGCGGAAGCGGTGGAGTTCATGCGCCTATTACGTAAGGCGGTTGAGGCCGGCAACGAAAGCAGCCGCGCGCCTTTGCGTCGACCGGAAAGAGATTGA
- the tssC gene encoding type VI secretion system contractile sheath large subunit has protein sequence MSELKQEQAVPGATLDQGADEFSELLKQSFKPRSERAATEVENAVNTLVQQALADSSLIKDDVLDTLDEMIARLDEKLSAQMNEVLHAPEFQQLESAWRGLHYLVYNSETDSTLKLRVVNATKMELYRDLRLYPDAKWDQSPLFKSLYEAEFGQLGGEPYGCLVGDYHFDHSAVDVSLLRNLGKIAAAAHCPFITGAASTLLGMDSWTELTNPRDIGKIFDTPDYAAWKSLRDSENSRYIGLCMPRVLAREPYGAKSLPVEEFAFEEETDGHKGEKYAWMNAAYAMAANINRAYKEYGWTVRIRGVQSGGEVINLPTHTFPTDDGSVDLKCPTEIAISDRREAELSKSGLLPLIHRKNTDKAAFIGAQSLYRPKKFDKEEATAADNLSSRLPYMFAVSRFAHYLKCMVRDKIGETKEREELQRWLQEWITLYVDGDPKHSTEAVKAAKPLADAKVDVFEDEENPGYYSARFYLRPHFQLEGMDIGMSLVSRLPAANS, from the coding sequence GTGAGCGAGCTGAAGCAAGAGCAGGCGGTCCCTGGCGCAACCCTCGACCAGGGTGCAGACGAATTTTCCGAACTCCTGAAGCAGAGCTTCAAGCCGCGCAGCGAGCGCGCAGCGACGGAGGTCGAGAATGCCGTAAACACGCTCGTCCAGCAGGCTCTGGCGGATTCCAGCCTGATCAAGGACGATGTGCTGGACACGCTGGACGAGATGATCGCGCGGCTGGATGAAAAGCTTTCCGCGCAGATGAACGAGGTACTCCACGCGCCGGAGTTCCAGCAGCTCGAAAGCGCCTGGAGGGGGCTCCACTATCTCGTCTACAATTCCGAAACGGACTCGACGCTGAAGCTGCGGGTCGTGAACGCGACGAAGATGGAGCTCTATCGCGACCTGCGGCTCTATCCCGATGCGAAGTGGGATCAAAGCCCCCTTTTCAAATCGCTGTACGAGGCCGAGTTCGGCCAGTTGGGCGGCGAGCCGTACGGCTGTCTGGTCGGCGACTATCATTTCGACCATTCGGCTGTCGATGTCAGCCTTCTGCGCAATCTCGGCAAGATCGCCGCGGCGGCGCATTGCCCGTTCATCACCGGCGCCGCCTCCACCCTTCTCGGCATGGATAGCTGGACCGAACTCACCAATCCGCGCGACATCGGCAAGATCTTCGATACTCCGGATTATGCAGCCTGGAAGTCGCTGCGAGACTCGGAGAACTCGCGCTACATCGGACTGTGCATGCCGCGGGTGCTGGCACGCGAACCCTATGGCGCCAAGTCGCTGCCCGTTGAGGAATTCGCCTTCGAGGAGGAAACCGATGGCCACAAGGGCGAGAAATATGCCTGGATGAACGCCGCCTACGCCATGGCGGCCAATATCAACCGCGCCTACAAGGAGTATGGCTGGACGGTGCGCATCCGCGGCGTGCAGTCCGGCGGCGAGGTCATCAACCTGCCAACCCACACCTTCCCGACAGATGACGGCAGCGTTGATCTCAAATGCCCGACCGAGATCGCCATCAGCGACCGGCGCGAGGCGGAGCTTTCGAAATCAGGACTTCTGCCGCTGATTCATCGCAAGAACACCGACAAGGCCGCCTTCATCGGCGCGCAATCGCTCTACCGTCCGAAGAAATTCGACAAGGAAGAGGCGACCGCGGCCGACAATCTCTCCTCACGCCTGCCCTACATGTTCGCGGTGTCGCGCTTCGCCCACTATTTGAAGTGCATGGTCCGTGACAAGATCGGCGAGACCAAGGAACGTGAAGAGTTGCAGCGTTGGCTGCAGGAGTGGATCACACTTTATGTCGACGGTGACCCGAAACACTCGACGGAGGCCGTGAAGGCAGCAAAGCCGCTTGCCGACGCAAAGGTCGATGTGTTCGAGGATGAGGAGAACCCCGGCTATTACTCGGCACGCTTCTATCTCAGACCTCATTTCCAATTGGAGGGAATGGATATCGGAATGAGCTTGGTATCCAGGCTGCCAGCCGCAAACTCCTAG
- the tssB gene encoding type VI secretion system contractile sheath small subunit: MASSDSGQKFIKRNRPPRVQISYEDPYNAEKQVELPFVMGVLADLSGNSSKVEKPPMAQRKFTNVDMDNFDAYMESVGPSVTFRVRNKLGDGDEQMGVNLTFKKMDDFSPGAIARQVPELRALLEAREQLANLQRYMDGKVAAEDQLRKLLSSPELMQALKQRRQEAIAARTEADGASEA, translated from the coding sequence ATGGCATCGTCGGATAGTGGCCAGAAATTCATCAAGCGGAATAGGCCTCCGCGTGTACAGATTTCATATGAAGATCCGTACAATGCTGAAAAGCAGGTGGAGCTTCCGTTCGTTATGGGTGTTCTTGCCGATCTTTCGGGCAATTCCTCGAAAGTTGAAAAGCCACCGATGGCTCAACGCAAGTTCACCAATGTCGATATGGACAATTTCGACGCGTATATGGAGAGTGTCGGGCCCAGCGTTACTTTCCGAGTGCGCAACAAGCTCGGCGACGGCGACGAGCAGATGGGCGTCAACCTGACCTTCAAGAAGATGGACGATTTCAGTCCGGGCGCCATCGCCCGGCAGGTGCCGGAGCTCAGAGCATTGCTTGAAGCTCGAGAGCAGCTTGCCAACCTGCAACGTTACATGGACGGCAAGGTCGCGGCGGAGGATCAGCTGCGCAAGCTTCTATCCAGCCCCGAACTGATGCAGGCGCTCAAGCAAAGACGTCAGGAGGCAATCGCTGCGCGGACGGAGGCGGACGGCGCTTCGGAAGCCTAG
- a CDS encoding type VI secretion system baseplate subunit TssF, translating into MNREFLNLYNQELKYFYEHAREFAQEFPGVAERLGGLAENNMDPGIKALFQGSAFLAARVQLKLKSEFSEFTAALLDQLVPDYLAPIPSAIIVEATPPFADKNLAEGRHFPAGSNLDAVYVEQERRVSCRYRLSAPLSVWPLHLETAEYYSGPAPLQALGLEVAEGTAAGLRLSFRRRTTRLEDDKPAATPPAPP; encoded by the coding sequence ATGAACCGCGAGTTCCTCAATCTCTACAACCAGGAACTGAAATACTTCTACGAACACGCCCGCGAGTTCGCCCAGGAATTCCCCGGCGTGGCGGAGCGGCTCGGCGGCCTCGCCGAAAACAACATGGATCCAGGCATAAAGGCGCTCTTCCAAGGCAGTGCCTTTCTGGCCGCGCGCGTGCAACTGAAGCTGAAGTCGGAGTTCTCCGAGTTCACCGCAGCCCTGCTCGACCAGCTTGTTCCCGACTACCTGGCGCCGATTCCTTCGGCCATCATCGTCGAAGCAACGCCACCCTTCGCCGACAAGAACCTGGCCGAGGGGCGTCATTTTCCGGCAGGCTCCAATCTCGACGCCGTCTATGTCGAGCAGGAGCGGCGTGTCTCCTGCCGCTACCGTCTTTCCGCCCCCCTCTCCGTCTGGCCGCTGCATCTGGAGACGGCGGAGTATTATTCCGGGCCGGCGCCATTGCAGGCCCTCGGCCTGGAGGTGGCGGAAGGCACGGCCGCGGGTCTTCGCCTTTCCTTCCGCCGCCGCACCACACGACTGGAGGATGACAAGCCCGCCGCCACGCCCCCGGCGCCCCCGTGA
- the tagH gene encoding type VI secretion system-associated FHA domain protein TagH yields the protein MTITLTIDNLDALPDGGPIRYQAHEHGFEIGREHHLDWTLPDPQRYISGRHCEFRYENGAYWLYDISRNGTYLNGSSSRVKSPYRLCHGDRLMIGHYIVRVELNEGEGEQPEPAAVPETPASFASTGDDVWDIGGAVPPPADRRDFMTDPARRRTADLPDQFLDLPNVREFAPQPERHNGEPPFASPSPGSVGTGSESPFGPGLAREGFVGARAVPAAPFPAGVQPTPVTPTPSGAPPRHPPPSGATPNALLEAVARGAGVPPDVFAGRDPQEVAQEIGEVLRASIENLTQLLKARAAAKSMTRSSSRTMIGAADNNPLKFVPAAAEAMEIMFRRNRSGYMGARETVEDSFADLKRHELATYSAMQKALARLLEEFSPDAIESKAGASAFASRKSRSWDLFVEKWEEKAASDNGILDIFLAYFAEAYDEAAKKTK from the coding sequence ATGACGATCACCCTCACGATCGATAATCTGGATGCATTGCCGGATGGCGGTCCCATCCGGTATCAGGCCCACGAGCATGGGTTCGAGATCGGCCGCGAGCACCATCTGGACTGGACGCTCCCTGATCCCCAGCGCTACATTTCCGGTCGTCATTGCGAGTTCCGCTATGAAAACGGCGCCTACTGGCTATACGATATTTCCCGCAACGGAACGTATCTCAACGGTTCGTCGAGCCGCGTGAAGAGCCCTTACCGCCTTTGCCACGGCGACCGGCTCATGATCGGCCATTACATTGTCCGGGTCGAGCTGAACGAAGGGGAGGGCGAGCAGCCTGAACCCGCTGCTGTTCCGGAGACGCCGGCGAGCTTTGCCTCAACAGGCGACGACGTATGGGATATCGGGGGTGCCGTGCCGCCGCCCGCCGACAGGCGCGATTTCATGACCGATCCGGCGCGCCGGCGCACGGCCGATCTCCCCGATCAATTTCTGGACCTCCCCAATGTCCGCGAGTTTGCGCCGCAACCTGAACGCCACAACGGGGAACCGCCCTTCGCTTCGCCGTCACCGGGCTCGGTGGGCACCGGCTCTGAATCGCCCTTCGGTCCGGGGCTTGCCAGAGAGGGGTTTGTCGGTGCACGTGCTGTGCCCGCTGCTCCCTTCCCGGCGGGGGTGCAGCCCACCCCTGTTACGCCCACGCCCTCCGGGGCGCCGCCGCGGCATCCGCCTCCTTCCGGCGCAACACCGAACGCACTGCTTGAAGCCGTCGCCAGAGGCGCCGGCGTGCCGCCGGACGTGTTTGCCGGTCGCGATCCGCAGGAGGTCGCACAGGAGATCGGGGAGGTGCTGCGAGCCTCCATCGAAAACCTGACGCAGCTTTTGAAGGCGAGGGCGGCGGCCAAGTCGATGACCAGAAGTTCCAGCCGCACGATGATCGGCGCCGCCGACAACAATCCGTTGAAGTTCGTGCCCGCCGCGGCCGAAGCGATGGAGATCATGTTCCGGCGCAACCGCTCCGGCTATATGGGGGCGAGGGAGACGGTCGAAGATTCGTTCGCCGATCTGAAGCGGCACGAGCTTGCCACCTATTCCGCGATGCAGAAGGCGCTCGCCCGGCTGCTCGAGGAATTCTCGCCCGATGCCATCGAGTCCAAGGCCGGCGCCTCGGCGTTCGCATCCAGGAAGAGCCGAAGCTGGGACCTTTTCGTCGAGAAATGGGAAGAGAAGGCTGCAAGCGACAACGGTATCCTGGATATCTTCCTCGCCTATTTCGCCGAGGCCTATGACGAAGCGGCCAAGAAGACCAAATAG
- a CDS encoding type VI secretion system ImpA family N-terminal domain-containing protein: MRYDHLLQPISEDEPCGPDLDEVGDGDYLNYVLTAADRLPVRFYDRDTGAPFDRSSIDLRAETGAISALLERSRDLRLLALESRFQCLAGQAVGFSECLQAMAALLDRYWDDVHPKPFDGDYTLRQNTLSALDDRASIILPLEHAPLASDRRVGQISLRDYRVAAGQAEARAEGTAVDMGTVLDALRQESSRGTAEATHASLTAAEAALASIRAKFQGAAGYEHAPSFEGLQAVLQQMREFIETALPYLAGDTARLHAGEKEEEAAGANSAVTPAEQSGADNAAGATVISHAAATAALLAAEHYFVRNEPSSPALVLVHQARALVGQPLVTALEALLPESVDQAVISVDGRTGLQLTMPRIRHITETVAAGGYGSQDDATEAEYSAVTRQEADILIQGVEAFFRRTEPSSPIPMLLAKARTFMNRDFAGILAEMMKSESR, from the coding sequence ATGCGCTATGATCACCTGTTGCAGCCGATCTCGGAAGACGAGCCCTGCGGTCCGGACCTCGATGAAGTGGGGGACGGCGACTACCTCAACTATGTCCTTACAGCCGCCGACCGGCTGCCCGTGCGCTTCTATGACAGGGACACCGGCGCGCCGTTCGACCGCTCCTCCATTGATCTCAGGGCGGAGACGGGCGCCATCTCTGCCCTTCTCGAACGCTCGCGGGATCTGCGATTGCTGGCACTGGAATCCCGCTTCCAATGCCTGGCCGGGCAGGCGGTGGGCTTCTCGGAATGCCTCCAGGCGATGGCCGCGCTCCTCGACCGGTATTGGGACGACGTTCATCCGAAGCCGTTCGACGGCGACTATACGCTGCGGCAGAACACATTGTCCGCACTTGACGACCGCGCCTCCATAATTCTTCCGCTGGAGCACGCGCCGCTCGCCAGCGACCGACGCGTAGGCCAGATCTCGCTGCGGGACTATCGTGTGGCGGCCGGCCAGGCGGAGGCGCGCGCGGAAGGCACCGCCGTCGATATGGGCACGGTCCTTGACGCGCTGCGCCAGGAAAGCTCCCGCGGCACAGCAGAAGCGACGCACGCCTCTCTCACGGCGGCGGAAGCGGCTCTCGCCTCGATCCGGGCCAAATTCCAGGGCGCGGCCGGATACGAACATGCGCCGAGCTTCGAAGGCCTTCAGGCTGTCCTGCAGCAGATGCGCGAATTCATCGAGACCGCCCTGCCCTACCTCGCGGGCGATACCGCCCGGTTACATGCGGGGGAGAAGGAGGAGGAAGCGGCCGGGGCGAATTCCGCCGTCACGCCTGCAGAGCAGTCCGGAGCGGACAATGCAGCCGGCGCGACGGTCATCAGCCATGCGGCTGCCACCGCGGCCCTGCTCGCCGCTGAGCACTATTTCGTCCGCAACGAACCGTCCTCCCCCGCGCTGGTCCTCGTTCATCAGGCGCGCGCCCTGGTTGGCCAGCCGTTGGTGACGGCGCTGGAGGCACTTCTTCCGGAAAGCGTCGACCAGGCAGTCATCAGCGTCGACGGCCGCACCGGGCTGCAGCTGACGATGCCGAGGATACGGCACATCACGGAGACGGTAGCCGCCGGCGGATATGGTTCGCAGGATGATGCCACCGAGGCTGAGTACAGCGCCGTCACCAGGCAGGAAGCGGACATCCTGATCCAGGGCGTGGAGGCATTCTTCCGCCGCACCGAGCCGTCGAGCCCCATCCCCATGCTGCTGGCCAAGGCGAGGACCTTCATGAACAGGGACTTCGCCGGAATACTTGCAGAGATGATGAAAAGCGAAAGCAGGTAG